A stretch of Solenopsis invicta isolate M01_SB chromosome 9, UNIL_Sinv_3.0, whole genome shotgun sequence DNA encodes these proteins:
- the LOC120358675 gene encoding uncharacterized protein LOC120358675, translating to MPVDRSPPRNNTSSETTTHDAPGPSTEDRFAMPLASNHDVNGISAHALTNLKIPPFWKDDPALWFAQIEMAFEISRISSDKTKFNYTVLNLDQSVMPFVSDIVRKPPEERKYETL from the coding sequence ATGCCAGTCGACCGCTCACCGCCACGGAACAACACGAGCTCGGAGACGACTACCCACGACGCACCAGGTCCATCGACGGAGGATCGTTTCGCGATGCCGCTCGCTAGCAATCATGATGTTAACGGAATAAGTGCCCACGCGCTGACGAACTTAAAAATACCGCCTTTCTGGAAAGACGACCCAGCTCTCTGGTTTGCACAGATCGAGATGGCTTTCGAAATATCAAGAATATCGAGCGATAAGACGAAATTCAACTATACGGTTCTAAATCTCGACCAATCTGTGATGCCCTTCGTGTCCGACATCGTGCGTAAACCGCCCGAGGAAAGGAAGTACGAAACCCTgtaa